Below is a window of Leptospira sp. WS58.C1 DNA.
CTTCCCGGAAGATGAAGTACCGGTAATTTGGAAAGATTGGATCACTTTGAACGCAAAAGAATCGAAAACGTTACCGATGATCAATGATCTTAAAAAACCTCTGTTAGATAAACGCTGCAATATTAAAGAATTATGAAACATAAATTTCCCACATATACAAACCCCAAAGCGCAAGAACTCTTAAAATTATTGGAAGAAAGGATCCTAGTTCTTGACGGAGCAATGGGGACCATGATCCAAAGATATGGCCTGGGAGAAGAAGACTTCAGAGATGAAAGACTCAAAGATCATCCTTCCGCATTGAAGGGAAACAACGATTTGCTTGTGATCACGAAACCGGAAGTGATCGAAGAAATACATTATAAATTTTTAGAAGCAGGAGCGAACATTCTAGAAACGAATACGTTCAGTTCTAACAGGATCTCTCAAGCGGATTATAATGCGGAAGCTTATGTTGACGAGCTGAACAGAAAAGCGGTCAAAGTCGCTCGTGCTGCAATGGAGAAGTTTTCGAAAACTCATCCGAATCAACCGTTATTCCTTGCCGGCTCCATTGGACCTACTACTAGGACCGCTTCTCTTTCTCCCGATGTGAATAATCCCGCGTTTCGTGCAGTGACTTTCGACGAACTGGTAGAAACGTTTTACGAGCAGGTCAGGGCATTGGTGGAAGAAGGAGTGGATATTCTTCTTTCCGAAACGAATATAGATACTTTGAATTTAAAGGCGATCATTGTTGCCATCGAGAATGTATTCAAAGATTTGAATGTACGGATCCCGGTATCTCTTTCCGTCACGATTACCGATGCTTCCGGGAGGACGTTGTCAGGACAGACGATCGAGGCATTTTACAATTCCATTTATCATGCAAATCCTCTCTCTGTTGGGATCAATTGTGCCCTGGGTGCGGGAGAGATGAGGCCTTATATCGAAGAATTGTCTAGGATCTCAGGCTGTTATATTAGTTGTTATCCGAATGCAGGATTGCCTAACGCATTCGGCGGATATGATCAAACTCCCGAAGAATTTGGAAAGTTTTTGGATGATTTTTCCAGCCAAGGCTGGTTGAACATTGCGGGAGGATGTTGCGGAACAACTCCTGCACATATCAAAGAAGGTGCTAAAGCAGTCCAAGGTAAAAAACCTAGACTAATACCTGAGATAGAAGGGAAGACCAGATTATCCGGATTAGAACCTTTGAATATAGATGAAGCGACCGGTTTCGTCCTAATAGGGGAAAGAACGAACGTAACAGGTTCTCCTAAATTCAAGAGGCTTATCTTAGAAGGAAATTTTGAAGAAGCCGTATCAGTCGCTTTGCAACAAGTAGAAGCTGGCGCAAACATCATTGATATCAATTTCGACGAGGCTCTTTTGGATGGAGAAGCCTCTATGAAAGAATTCTTAAATTTGATCGCGGTCGAGCCTGATATCGCAAAGGTTCCTTTTATGGTCGACAGTTCCAAATGGTCCGTTTTAGAAACCGGCTTAAAATGTATCCAAGGAAAACCGATCGTGAACTCTATCTCTTTAAAAGAAGGGGAAGAGAAGTTTTTGCAACAGGCAAAAACGATCAAAATGTACGGCGCTTCTGTCATCGTAATGGCTTTTGATGAACAAGGCCAGGCGGCTACGAAAGACGACAAAGTCCGTATTTGTAAAAGAGCTTACGATCTATTGGTGGAGAAGGCTGACTTTTCCCCATTTGATATTATCTTTGATCCGAACATTCTAACGGTCGGAACGGGAATAGATGAACATAATAATTACGCGGTCGATTTTATAGAAGCAATCAAAGAGATCAAAGCTATTTGCCCAGGAGCGAAGATCAGCGGAGGCTTAAGTAATATTTCCTTCTCATTCCGCGGGAACAATCCGGTTAGAGAAGCGATGCACTCCGCATTCTTATTCCACGCTATCAAAGCCGGAATGGATATGGCGATCGTAAACGCAGGTATGCTTGCAGTTTATGAGGAAATTCCTAAAGATCTTTTGGAAAGAGTGGAAGATGTCCTATTAAACAGAAGATCCGACGCAACCGAAAGATTGATCGAATTTGCGGAATCCTTTAAGTCAGGCGAGAAGGTCGAAAAAAAAGAAGAAGCCTGGAGAGAGGGAACAGTCGAGCAAAGATTGGAATATTCTTTAGTAAAAGGAATTGTAGAATACATAGACCAAGACACGGAAGAAGCAAGACTCAAATACGATCAACCTTTACAAGTGATCGAAGGTCCTCTGATGGATGGAATGAGGGTTGTAGGCGATCTATTTGGATCTGGAAAAATGTTTCTTCCTCAGGTTGTAAAAAGTGCTCGGGTTATGAAAAAATCCGTAGCTTACCTTCTACCTTTTATGGAAGAAGAGAACCGTAAACAAGCTCAGTCATCCGCTAAACAAAAGTTCCTGATCGCTACAGTAAAAGGGGACGTTCACGATATCGGTAAAAACATTGTGGCAGTCGTACTTGCATGTAATAATTACGAAGTGATAGACCTCGGTGTAATGGTCCCTTGCGAAAAAATCTTGGAAGAAGCAAAAAAGCAGAATGTGGATATCATCGGTCTGTCCGGCCTTATCACTCCTTCTCTGGATGAAATGGTCCACGTTGCTTCCGAGATGAAGAGAACGGGCTTCAATATTCCTTTATTGATCGGAGGCGCTACTACAAGCTCCGCTCATACTGCGGTAAAAATTTCGGAAAAGTACGACCAACCAGTGGTTCATGTTTTGGATGCTTCTCGGGTCGTAAACGTCGTCGGAAAACTTTTAAACCCTTCTTTAAAACCGGATTATATAAAACAAATCAAAGAAGAGCAGAAAGTCCAAAGAGAAATCTATTTTAATACTAGAAGCGATCGTAAACTTGTTTCTATTGAAGATGCTCGTGAGAATAAATATGTTACCGATTGGAATGTGACACAAGTAGCTAAACCGAATTTTGTTGGAGTTCGAGTTTTTGATAATGAAGTCTCTCTGGAGGAACTCGTTCCTTATATAGACTGGTCTCCATTCTTTCAAGCCTGGGAATTGAAGGGACGTTATCCGTCCATTTTGGAAAGTGAGACTTACGGTAAACAGGCCAAAGAATTATTCAAAGACGCTCAGAAACTGTTGGAAGATATCGTTTCTAATAAAAGATACACTACCCGAGGAGTGATCGGGATCTTCCCTGCAAATAGTGTTGGCGATGATATAGAAGTGTATGAAGACGAAACCAGGACGAAAGTTAAGACTGTTTTTCACACCCTGCGTCAACAGATAAGTAAAGAGGAGAAAGACGAACCTAATTATTGTTTGGCGGATTATATCGCACCTAAGGATAGCGGGATTGCGGATTATATCGGTGGTTTTGCGGTCACCGCGGGTCATGGAGTGGAAGAATTTGCATCCTTATTCGATTCTCGTTTAGATGATTATAATTCCATTATGTCAAAAGCCTTGGGCGATCGTTTTGCCGAGGCTTTTGCCGAATATATGCACTTGAAGGTCCGGAAAGAACTTTGGGGTTACGTAGCGGACGAAAATCTATCCTCTGAAGAATTGATCCGGGAACGTTATCAGGGGATTCGTCCTGCGGCTGGCTACCCAGCAAGTCCGGATCATACTGAAAAAAGGACCTTATTCGATCTATTAGAGGTGGAGAAGAATACGGGCATTACTCTCACTGAACATTTTGCAATGATGCCGGCAAGTTCCGTGAGTGGCTTGTATTTTGCTCATCCTGATTCTAAGTATTTTGCAGTGGCGAAGATTAATAAGGACCAGGTCCAGGATTATGCGAACAGGAAAGGAATGACCATTTCCGATGTGGAAAAATGGCTTTCTCCGAATTTGGCTTATGACCCCCAGGAGGCTGTTTCCAGAGTCTAATTTTTAATGAAACGATTTGTCGAAGTTACTACAATTCCGGTTCATTCTGAATACCAGGATGAATCGGAGCCTGGAACGGAGTTTCCATTCCATCCTTGGTTGGCATCT
It encodes the following:
- the metH gene encoding methionine synthase; translated protein: MKHKFPTYTNPKAQELLKLLEERILVLDGAMGTMIQRYGLGEEDFRDERLKDHPSALKGNNDLLVITKPEVIEEIHYKFLEAGANILETNTFSSNRISQADYNAEAYVDELNRKAVKVARAAMEKFSKTHPNQPLFLAGSIGPTTRTASLSPDVNNPAFRAVTFDELVETFYEQVRALVEEGVDILLSETNIDTLNLKAIIVAIENVFKDLNVRIPVSLSVTITDASGRTLSGQTIEAFYNSIYHANPLSVGINCALGAGEMRPYIEELSRISGCYISCYPNAGLPNAFGGYDQTPEEFGKFLDDFSSQGWLNIAGGCCGTTPAHIKEGAKAVQGKKPRLIPEIEGKTRLSGLEPLNIDEATGFVLIGERTNVTGSPKFKRLILEGNFEEAVSVALQQVEAGANIIDINFDEALLDGEASMKEFLNLIAVEPDIAKVPFMVDSSKWSVLETGLKCIQGKPIVNSISLKEGEEKFLQQAKTIKMYGASVIVMAFDEQGQAATKDDKVRICKRAYDLLVEKADFSPFDIIFDPNILTVGTGIDEHNNYAVDFIEAIKEIKAICPGAKISGGLSNISFSFRGNNPVREAMHSAFLFHAIKAGMDMAIVNAGMLAVYEEIPKDLLERVEDVLLNRRSDATERLIEFAESFKSGEKVEKKEEAWREGTVEQRLEYSLVKGIVEYIDQDTEEARLKYDQPLQVIEGPLMDGMRVVGDLFGSGKMFLPQVVKSARVMKKSVAYLLPFMEEENRKQAQSSAKQKFLIATVKGDVHDIGKNIVAVVLACNNYEVIDLGVMVPCEKILEEAKKQNVDIIGLSGLITPSLDEMVHVASEMKRTGFNIPLLIGGATTSSAHTAVKISEKYDQPVVHVLDASRVVNVVGKLLNPSLKPDYIKQIKEEQKVQREIYFNTRSDRKLVSIEDARENKYVTDWNVTQVAKPNFVGVRVFDNEVSLEELVPYIDWSPFFQAWELKGRYPSILESETYGKQAKELFKDAQKLLEDIVSNKRYTTRGVIGIFPANSVGDDIEVYEDETRTKVKTVFHTLRQQISKEEKDEPNYCLADYIAPKDSGIADYIGGFAVTAGHGVEEFASLFDSRLDDYNSIMSKALGDRFAEAFAEYMHLKVRKELWGYVADENLSSEELIRERYQGIRPAAGYPASPDHTEKRTLFDLLEVEKNTGITLTEHFAMMPASSVSGLYFAHPDSKYFAVAKINKDQVQDYANRKGMTISDVEKWLSPNLAYDPQEAVSRV